From the genome of Rhizobium sp. 9140:
CAGCTGATCTCGCCCAGCGCCCGCCAGAGCGGGATGTCGGTGAAGATGAAATTGAGCGACAGGCCGAGCAAGCCCATCACTGCCGCCACCGGAATGGCGAGGAAAACGAGGACCATCAGGCCCACGAAAGCGAATGCGATCATTGTTGACTCCAGGCGTCCGGTTCAGGACTCAGGTGCGGATCTCGTCGTCGATCTCTTCGTCGATTGTCTTGATCCCGGAGAGCGCGGCGACCTGCCTGTGCTGGCTCGTGAGGAACAGGTAGAATATCCGGGCCAGCAGATAGGCCTGGACGAGCAGGAAGAAGCCGAGGCCGGCCGTCCAGATTGATTGCGGTATCCAGAGCGTGACGCCGAGCGGCGTGTTGGACCGGGAACCAAGTTCGAAGGAAGTCGACGTGGTCATTAAGGCCTGCTGGAACAGCAGAGTGGTAACGGCGATGAGACCTGCCAGAGCCAGGATGTCCAGCGCGGCCCGCTTGCTGGACGACAGCTTCGCATAGACTAAGTCGATGCGGATATGCGCGCGGTGTAGCAGCGTGAAGGCGAGCGACCAAGCCACGCCGATCGCGAAGATGTAGGATGAAATCTCGTCAACGCCGCCGAAGGAATGCTGGAACAGGCTGCGCATCAGCACTTCTAACCCGACAAGCAGGGCGGACAGCAGAAGCAGCCCACCTGAGATCCAGACAGACCAGCGGGAAACCGACCGGAGCAGCGTGAGCATGGAATGATCCGTGATTGAGGGAAGGGGCGAAGGCGGCGCGGCCGCCTTTGCTGATTGCTTCGCAAGCCTTACTGGCCAGCCTTAATGCCAATCACCGTGCCGACCGACGCGTTCCAGTCGGTCAGGCAGTCGGCGCCGCAGCGCTCGCCAAAGCGCGGCAGTACGACCTCGCTGACGAGGCGCGAACGCTCCGCCGCGTCGCCCTCGGCCAGCGGCACTAGGGTCATCGCGCCCTTCTTGCCGAAGGTGCAATCGCCGCCGGTGGCGCAGGTGAGGCCCTCGGTCGTCCGCTTGTCCGCGGCCGCCCAGATATCGTCCTCCAGCTTGACGAACTCGGCCGTCAGCAGCGTCTGGATCGACGGGTCGAGCTTGTTCCAGGCATTGGTGTTTACCGCGTACATGAACGGGCTCCAGCCGACGGTCAGCGGATAGAGGTGAGTCGTCACCTCATGCCAACCGGCGCTGTTCCCGGAGAACGTGCCAGTGACGGCGCAGTCGATCACGCCAAGCTGCAGCGACGTCACCACTTCGCCGAACGGCATGGTAACGGTGACGCCACCCGCCGCTTCGACGAAGTCGGCGACGGTGCGGTTGCCGGTCCGGACCTTCTTGCCCTTCAGGTCAGCGAGGCCGGCGACAGGCGTGCGGCACCAGAACACCTGGGCCTCGGCCGGATAGATCATCAGCAGCTTGATGCCGTATTTCTCTTCATAGAGCTTCGACAGGGTTGGCTTGTAGGCGTTGGTAATCTTGCGCGCGCCCTCGATGTCCAGCGCGATGCCGGCCAGGTCCGGGCCCTCGTTCTGCGGGTCGTCGCCGGCGACGTAGCCGAGTGCGGACGTGCCGAAATCGATCACGCCCATGCGCATCAGGCGGAACACTTCCGGCCCCTTCAGGCCCTTTTCGTTGAGGCTGGTGATCGATGCGGTGACGTTGCCGCCGGTCAGCGTCGGCAGGCGCTCGGTCCAGAACGGTACTTCGATTTCCTGATAGATGCCGGCAGTCGCCCATCCACCTTGAACCGTCAGATTGGTCTTGGGATAGTCCTGCGCAGCGGCCGGTCCAACTACCATCAGCACTGCGGCAGCCGCCGCGGCGGCAAAGTGTTTCTGCATGTCCAACATCAAGTTCCCCTTATGGTTTGGATGGAATTGCTCGGGAGTTTCCACGCCCTCTCGGTGGAGGACGGAATCACTCGGTCGGCAACGCGGATAGGGGCGAGGACACGGCTCGGTCTGCGGATGAACCCGCAGTGACCGGCTGGCTTCCACCCATCTCTCGGCGCACCATATGATGCGTGCTAGGCTATTCCCCTGCTTGAAAAACCGTTCTTGAAAAGATGTTTCCATACGGACATAAAATTGTAAAGTATTTTTTATAACGATAGGCTGGGAGGAAAACGACCATGAGTTCTAACCAGCGAAAGCCGCTTTCCCTTCTCATTCACGAGCGGGCTGGCAGCTTATCGCCAGCAGATCGGCAACTAGCCGACGTGATTCTGTCGTTTCCGGGCGAAATCGCCAGCTACACTGCGGTGGAACTAGCCAAGATGGCCGGCATTTCTAACGCTGCGGTCAGCCGCTTTGTCCAGAAGCTTGGTTTCCGCAGTTATGAGGACATGAAGCGGCACGCACGCGACCTGCGTAGCGAAGGTGCTCCGAACTACCTGTTGGAGAAGGGACCGACCGACACGGTCGGCCAGATCGCCCGCCATGTGCATTTCGGACAGCAGAACATCGCCGAGACCTTTAGCGGTCTCGACCCGACGGCTTTGGCTGCGGCGACGCAGGGCATTGCAAGCGCCGAGAAGATCGTCTTCGTCGGCGTGCGCAACGGCCATTTCCTCGCGAAATATCTGCGGTGGCAGATCAGCTTAGTGTGCCTCAACACCGTGCTGTTGCCGAGCGACGGGGAGACGATCGCCGAGTCTCTGTCCAGCCTGACTGAACGTGATGTCGTGGTCGTCTTCGCCATCCGCCGGCTGGTGCCGCTGATCCGTGCAACGCTGGCCCTGCTGCCGCAACTGAGAGCCCGTTCGTTATTGATCGTCGACCAGCACTACCGCGAGCCCCTGCAGCCGACATGGCTGCTGCGTTGCGTGACGCACAGCCCCTCGCCCCTCGACAACCATGCGGCCGTACTGCTGCTGTGCCACATCATGGCCGACGAAGTGTTGCGGCTACGCGGCGATGCTGGCCGGCATCGCCTGACCGAGATCGAGGACATGCACCACGTGCTGGGCGAGATTTAATCCCAGCTCACCCGTTCCGGTCAGATCCACAGTTGAGTGGAGGCGAACGAAGCGCAATAGGCTCTTGTGACGCTGATCAGCCCCGGGCGGAGTGACAACCCATTGGTATCATTCGCAAGTCGCACTTCATCCTTGAACCCACCCCGCTACAAACAATGTCAAAGCCGATTAGTGGCGCGACGTCGTCAGCCATTTAGAAATGCGACACTGGCTCCAACAATCAGCCCCCGACCGGACCGGCTGGACCGGGTTACAAGGGTAGGGAGGGGGCGGGTAATAAAACCCACCTATTCGGCTTTAGCTTCCTCAGTAGCAATTGTTTCGTTGGCAGTTGATACTCGCTTGCGTCTGTATGTATCAGGATAGGGGTCTAAGCCGCACGATGCTGCCGGAAATCAAGTTGCAGGGTGACGTTGATGTCGCCGCGCTGTCACCACTTCTTCGCGGCATGCTTCTTTCCGTTGGCTATGCTGACGGTGAGGGTGGCATCGGACTGACAGCGACTGGCGCCATGAACCGCAAGTTCGTGCACTGGGCCGCGGTGCACTTCCTCTGGCCTGGGTTCACAGCCGAAGACCTCTACAGCATGCACAAGGTTCTGAACGAAAGCGATATTCCTCCGCTCTGGGTCGTGCGCGATATGACCCGTCATCTGAAGCTGCTTCGCCGGAAAAAGAATGTGCTGCTGCCAACCAGACGCGGTCGGGAGTTTCTGGTGAATCCGCAAGCCTTCTTCGATCTCGTCGCCACC
Proteins encoded in this window:
- a CDS encoding TRAP transporter small permease subunit; protein product: MLTLLRSVSRWSVWISGGLLLLSALLVGLEVLMRSLFQHSFGGVDEISSYIFAIGVAWSLAFTLLHRAHIRIDLVYAKLSSSKRAALDILALAGLIAVTTLLFQQALMTTSTSFELGSRSNTPLGVTLWIPQSIWTAGLGFFLLVQAYLLARIFYLFLTSQHRQVAALSGIKTIDEEIDDEIRT
- a CDS encoding TRAP transporter substrate-binding protein is translated as MLDMQKHFAAAAAAAVLMVVGPAAAQDYPKTNLTVQGGWATAGIYQEIEVPFWTERLPTLTGGNVTASITSLNEKGLKGPEVFRLMRMGVIDFGTSALGYVAGDDPQNEGPDLAGIALDIEGARKITNAYKPTLSKLYEEKYGIKLLMIYPAEAQVFWCRTPVAGLADLKGKKVRTGNRTVADFVEAAGGVTVTMPFGEVVTSLQLGVIDCAVTGTFSGNSAGWHEVTTHLYPLTVGWSPFMYAVNTNAWNKLDPSIQTLLTAEFVKLEDDIWAAADKRTTEGLTCATGGDCTFGKKGAMTLVPLAEGDAAERSRLVSEVVLPRFGERCGADCLTDWNASVGTVIGIKAGQ
- a CDS encoding MurR/RpiR family transcriptional regulator, producing the protein MSSNQRKPLSLLIHERAGSLSPADRQLADVILSFPGEIASYTAVELAKMAGISNAAVSRFVQKLGFRSYEDMKRHARDLRSEGAPNYLLEKGPTDTVGQIARHVHFGQQNIAETFSGLDPTALAAATQGIASAEKIVFVGVRNGHFLAKYLRWQISLVCLNTVLLPSDGETIAESLSSLTERDVVVVFAIRRLVPLIRATLALLPQLRARSLLIVDQHYREPLQPTWLLRCVTHSPSPLDNHAAVLLLCHIMADEVLRLRGDAGRHRLTEIEDMHHVLGEI